AGGGTTTAAGTGTCATTGAATGCATAATTCCTGTCAATATGCAATTGAGTAAATAAAAAGTGACAAAGGTGCTCACCATCAGTAGGATCATTTTGGTGGCTCTGGTCTCAGGGAAGGCTCTATGGGAAAAGCTGTCAGTGTGAAACTGCTGAACTCTCTTGTGGTGCTTGTACAGTAGATAAACCTTGTAGCCAGTGGTAAAGCTAATGAAGGTCATACACACAGCATCAGGGAGTGAGAACACAAGTACATGGACTGAGGCACTAATATCACCAGTGACATTAACAGAGCAGTATACATACTCTTTTGTTTCCGAGGTATTTCCAGTGCCCCTTGGTCCTATAAGATTCTTAAGAATAGGAATATTTTGCAATATGTGGAAAATCCAGGAGAGGAGAATAGAGGACATAATGTATCTTGGGACTCTGGCTTTAAGCTTTATCCACCTGGGGTTGTGGGGACTGATGATGATGGCCTGAAAACCACTCAGGAGGCAGGTTATGCTGAGGGAAAGCCCACGGGCTACTCTGTGAAGGTAGAAGACAATTTTACAGCCAATGTCATCCAGAACATTCTTCATACCCAAAGTTGCCAAGCCCTGAAAGAAGCCTCTGGAGAGAAGCACCAAGGAGTTGGCCACAGCCAGCTGAGTGAGAATCAGATCTATGGGCCTCAGCCTCTGGCCAgtgaagaaaaggaagctgaagagatAAATTATGAAGAAGTTTCCCTGGACCCCAATTCCTGTCTGGAAGAAGAAGGCAATACCCAGGAGCATGTCCACAGAAATCATGTTCTTGGTGTCCTGAGCAGAAGAATTTCAACCTGATCCTGAAGGACCCTGTAGAGAAACACAAGGGCTTTATGCCTTCCATACATATTGCCCACTCATTCCCACCTGAAAGGAAGTCAAGAGATGGCTCCTTCCACACCACAGACACACTAAATtcagctatttctatacagtgaCTCTGTCTGCTTGTGTTATTTAATGACTCCTCCTgtcatatacacattatatgattagtgtattatttatattttagctCAGGTTAGTAGGCTCACATTTCCTGCTATGTATTTATACTAAAAATCAAGAGGAAGTGGTTCTTTTGTTCCAGGATTAGCTTTCTGCTCTCCCTGAGCTCACTCAAGGAAACTTGCCTTATGGCCTGGTAGCTGTTCTGGTTTAGTCAAACTCCTGACCTGACACTTTTTTCAGAGCTGGTTTTGGCTGACCTATTCCCCTACCAATTCATTCTGAACTTAGAGTGTATCCCCACAGATGTTTTCCAGACACACTCCTTTATTTCTACACACACTTGATTCATGCCTCCCTTCTGTATTTATGAAATACAGTTTTGCTTCCCAGGTataagattttgtatttaatttcatcttattagattcaacccaGTGGATTTAAAAAGAGACGACAGCTTAGAGCACTGGGATGAATCAGATaaagtgaaatttaataggaaaaatGTGTAACCTCTGGGGAATTATGTCTTACAAAAGCCTTCTCCACCAAAAGGTATCCAAGATCCAAGGCACCTGGGAtggaggggtggggttggggtagGTGTCTGTATCCACACAAAATCGTGGCTCATGAGTCTCCACTAGAGTGGTTACTTTTACCAACCATCCCATGGACAGATTCGTTTAAAATGATACTTTATCCAATGGCATGAAAAGTTAAGTGCCAAGAAAagattccttcctttccctataCGCACACCATAGTGAGTACACTGAGTTTACTTTTCCACAGATCGTAATAAGGAGGAAAGCACCCtcgcatacatatacacacacagacacataaacaCATAACATGATATCTAGGGAATACGTATAAAGGGCTATGAAACAGGCAATGAGGGTACACTTGGAGGCAACTGGCTTGGCCAGAAAACATTCATTTAACAGCTCGTGTCATGATCCTCTGTGGTCAAGGAGCACATGTTGAAGGGATCTCTTATACCTTTAGGCCTGCAGGAATAGATATATCCTCTGGGTGGGTCACCATGCTGTTAGTATACCTAGTGGGTGTTACATCTCTGTTCTCCTCTGGGTGCTTTGTCTTTGATGAGTGGTGTCTCTGCTTTCTCCTGATCCATTGCCTTTGTGCGGATAGTGCTCTGTTGGTCTTTTAAGTCACTGCTCCTTTCTGCTGCTAGCTTCTGGGTTTGATTTCTACAGGGATATCTGATGGTCTTCCAGGATCTCACCTGCTAAAAGTCAATGACTAGAAAGTCTCTTTCTGACCAGGGCAAGATGGCATTGCTTGTATCAAACAGGTGCTGGGATTATGAGCCATCATTCCTAGATAAGGGCTGGCAGTTGTAGTGTGCCATAGCAAGATTGTCTGTTCTCATGATTCCTTGGATGTGGTATTGATTCATTGTCCTAGACAACTATCTTacattttgttgtcattcagtcatgtctgactctttgtgaccccatattgggttttcttttcaattagttgtttgctatttccttcttcagtgaattAAGGTAAaccgaggttaaatgacttccccagggtcacacggctagtgagtgtttgacaccagatttgaactaaggccttcttgactccaagtcctgcactCTAACCACTTAGCCACCTAGTTGCTTCACTATCTGACATATCTGACATAGGGCAAGAAAATTTCTTGTAATTCCCAGTTTAACTCCTAAGGAGAGTCCTATGCCCTATAATCAGGTGACATAGTTGATAGAGAACTGTGTCTTGAGGcaggaaaatctgaattaaaatccagcttcagacagttactagatctgtgaccttgggcaagtcacttaatctccatctgcctcagtttcctcagctgcaaagtggggatagcacctacttcccaggggaGTTGTGAGAAAAAATGATGTAAtgttagcatagtacctggagcatagtagatgcttaattcttccttccctccctccctccctccgtccttccttcttctctttcctttctgaaaaaCCATTCTGGTGACTGCCAAAAACACAAGCAAAAGACAACAGTTATATAGAGACTGGGATACCTGAGGGGCAACTTTGTCCCTAGATTCTTTGGAAGTAGCATGGCAATATGAGTGCAGGTCCTTTGTAAGTGAAGATTCAGAGGAGAAGACCAGCTCTGAGGGGCATTGCAGAGCATTTCTGTCCTGTGAAGCATTAGCAAGAACAAAACCAAGGTAAGAGGTCAGAGTCATTGTCCCATCCTCGGCCGGCCCCCATTCCTTCTTTTGGTATTTGTAAGATCAACAAAGCCTTTATGATGACCTCAGCATATGCTTGGGacacctggacagtctaccagtaccTTGCCAGA
This Trichosurus vulpecula isolate mTriVul1 chromosome 2, mTriVul1.pri, whole genome shotgun sequence DNA region includes the following protein-coding sequences:
- the LOC118835717 gene encoding vomeronasal type-1 receptor 1-like gives rise to the protein MISVDMLLGIAFFFQTGIGVQGNFFIIYLFSFLFFTGQRLRPIDLILTQLAVANSLVLLSRGFFQGLATLGMKNVLDDIGCKIVFYLHRVARGLSLSITCLLSGFQAIIISPHNPRWIKLKARVPRYIMSSILLSWIFHILQNIPILKNLIGPRGTGNTSETKEYVYCSVNVTGDISASVHVLVFSLPDAVCMTFISFTTGYKVYLLYKHHKRVQQFHTDSFSHRAFPETRATKMILLMVSTFVTFYLLNCILTGIMHSMTLKPWLVHSSAFLAACFPMLSPFVLTSSDPQILRYSSAVHGRKGPCNE